DNA from Deinococcus deserti VCD115:
GAAAGGACGGCTGGGCGGAGCGAGGATTGGCGCGGACGTCAGCCTCACGGGCGACGCGCCACCCCTGCTGATGGCCCTCGCCGCGACGTTGGCGTACGACAGCCTGGTGGAGGACTCGACCGCCACCGGCGGGTAGTGATTTTCACACGACGCCCCGAAATTGAAGAGGGGAAAATAGCGATACAGACAGGCGCGGTCCTTGCGGCCAGTGAGAAGAGAATGACTGGCGCTTTTGAGACTATCTGGCCTGTTCCGCCCGCGCGCGGATAGTTTCAAGGTCCTCTTCGATCAGCAGGTCACCGTCGCGGTATACACCCCGTTTAGGGTTGCATGAGGTTGTGGGCGAGTATCGCCAGGACGACGCGGAAGCGCAATGAGGTTAGGGTTTTGGTTTGCACAGAGCGGATCTGAGACTCGACCAATTGAGAAAACACGGTCTCGATGCGTTTGCGTAATCTCGGGTGGCGGTTTTCCCGCCACCCGGTGTCGTAGCGCGTGTTTTTCTTGGGTGGGTAGATGAACCCCAGCGCGCAGTACCCCTTATCCCCGATTATTTGGGGTCCAGCGAAGTCTACCCAGCGTCGGTTAAGCTCGTAGGCGACGGTCGTGTCGTGCAGGTTGGCTGGTCGGATGAGGTACTGCATCACCTGGCCAGCGGGTGAGACCCAGGCGTGGAGTTTGAAGCCGAAGAAATCGCCCTGGGTCCCGAAACCCCACCGCGCACCAGGAAATGCGCAGCGTTTCCCTCGTTTCGGACGACACACTGGCAGTGGCATTGAGTCCACCACAACTTCTGTACAGGGCAAAGGTGGACTGACGAGAGCCTCAAGATGCTCCAGGAGACGTTGGCCGCGTGTGAACGCCTGGGTGTAACTGGGAAGGTTCGGACGATCTTCGCCCAGGATGTTCCACCAGATAGACGGGTACGGATGTTTGAAGACATACCGCGACAGGAGAAGCGCGACGAGGAACGCATCTGTCACCTTCTGGTGTCGGCAACTCTTCTGGTCGCTGAAATGCTTTCTGCCCCAACGCCAGAGGGTGCGGATAACGCGACGACGGCCTAAACTGTGGTGGAGTCGGTATCTAGCCATACCGACTCCATTTTTATCGACCTACAGGTGATGCAGCTGCGCTGATTCAGGCCCTAAACAGGGTTACAAGGGCGCATCGCGGAGCCAGGAAAATCCGTTTCGAAGGTCTGGTATTGCCTGGTGACGTACCGTTCCTGTTCGAGTGTTACATCCAGAACGCCATCCTTGCTGCGTTTTCCGGGGTCGGTGACAGGGTCTTTCTACACCCCAATGAACGTCCCGTCGCTGAACAGCTCGGCAGAAAGTTTATACGCCACGCGCTGCGTGTCGCGGTCTACCTGCTGAAGCAGTGCGCCGCCCATGCCGAACGCGACGTTGGGCGGGCCAAGGGGTAGCTGTCTGCAACGCGCACCCGGACCTCCGGCGCGTTGCAGACGAAGTCACGGGAAGCAACGATGAAGAGGGCGTGGCGCAGGTCATCGAACGTCTACTGCTCTCCAGCAGGAGGGTCTGATACGGCACGCTCAACTGCCTCTCTGTCGGTGAATGCCGTAAATCCGGCTGGCCTGGTGGTAAGGCACCAGCACCTCGTGGGCTGTCTTCCCTAGGGCCTTGCGTGCGACATACAGCTCATCCTCGGCAGCTTCTGGATAGTTGTCCTGGACGATATGCCTCAGAACCTTCTCAAGCGACGCTTCCCCGACCTTCAGCAGGTACGAGAAGCTCGGCATGTTCCAGGTGTGCCACGCTGTGCCGAACAGGTCCGAGGATTCCGGCAGGAGAGACTTCGCATCGGCGTGACCCAGCCACGCGCGTTAAGTCCCGCGCCGTACATGTGCTGGTGAGTGGAACCTAGGCAGAGAGGGCGTTGCACCCGGCGTGCCGTGAGGCTCCACCGGGTGCAACGCCCTGTTCTGGAATAAATCAGGCGGGAATTATTCCTTGGGCACCTTGATGGTTCCGTTGAGAATCAGGCGTTGCACGGTCTGGAGCTGCTTCTGAAGAGTAGCGGGCACCAGAGCGCGGTTGTAGCTGTCCAGGGCATATTCGACGCCGTCGTTTTCCAGGCTGAAGTTGCGGTCGCCTTTGCGCCAGGGCTCGCCGTGCACCATGTCACGGATCTGGGCATAGACCGCGTTGTCCACACGCTTGACCATACTGGTCAGGCCATGGTTCAGGGTTTTACTCTTGGTATCGGTGTCTCCCAGGTGGTTCTGGTTACTGTCTACCCCGATAAAGAACATTGGGCGGGTGTCGCCGGCGCAGGCAGCCTTGTACCCGGCGCTTTTGGCAACGCCGGCGTACTGGTTGTGCTTGAAGGCCAGGTCTTTGGGCAGGTCGGTGCGCTTGAGGCACTGGGTCTTGTTGACGTAGTCGATGACGCCTTTACCGCTGCCGCCGGCCGCGGCGAAGATAATGTCGGCACCCTGGGCTTTCATGCTGCCCGCGATGGTTTTGGCCTTGGCGGGGTTGTTCCAGGCAGCGGGCGTATCACCCACATACTGAACCAGCACCTTGCAGTCGGGGCAGCTGAACTTCACGCCGGCTTTGAACCCTGCTTCGAATTTCTTGATGACTGGAACGTTCATGCCTCCGACAAATCCGACCACGCCGGTGCTGCTGGTGCGCGCGGCAAGGTAGCCGACCAGAAAGCTGCCTTCCTGCTCACGGAAACGCAGTCCAGTGGTGTTGTCTCCCTCGGGCAGATCGTCCACCACGGCAAAGTTGCTCTTGGGGTAGGCCTTGGCGGCAGCGGTAATGCCAGCATTGGCAACAAAACCCACGCCAATAATCAGGTTTTTGCCTGCCTTGCTAAACTTGTTGATGCCTGGGTTCAAGTCGCCATTCTTGGCAGGCTCGAAGATTTCAATGTCCACGCCAAAGTCGCGCTTGGCACGAAGTGCACCTTCGTATGCGGCCTGATTGAAACTGCGATCGTTTTTGCCGCCGGCGTCAAGAACAAGGCCGACAGTGACTTGACTTTGTGCGTCGGCAAGACTAAGTGCCATAAAGCAAACAAGCATCATACTTTTTTTCATACATTTCAGTTTATTAATAATAGTGTCACATTTAACTTACTGGTCATATGTTCAACCCATCACCCTCGACAGGGTGTTGGGTCATTCAACAACAAAGGCACCACTGCCATTCTATCAGTGGATCTTTATTATTTATAAGTTTGTCTTGTTTCCATCACGAACCTGTAGAAATGCGTTTAAAGGCGTCATGTTCGAACAGTTCAATCCGGACCTGCACTCTACGCAGCAGCAACTTACGTTTCCATCACTCGCCTGGGCAGATACGCCTGGACGCTGTTATTGATGCAGGAGCAGCCAGGGAAAAAGGCCCCTTACCTCCATCAGGTTGAAACGATCCTTACTTGACTGCTTGACCCAAAAGAAGCTGCCGTCCTCACCAATCGCAGCCGTAGAGTCCGGGGAAAGAAGTGTCGCGTCAGCTGACAGTGTCACCTCAGGTAAGGATAGCGCAGCGATACTCAAAAGCAGCACAATCATGATGCTCACGTCGGGGCCGATGAGACTCCCCAGTTTCATCTTGGTCATGAGTCGATGAAAAAGTGATTCAGACTGGTGTACCTCCAGCAAAGAAAATCGGAGCTGAAACACCATAGAACGGCGTCAATAATCAGCCGCCTTAACATGGCGTCGCTGCACCTCATCACCACACCATGGAAAGTGGTGGACAGGCGCAAACTCTGGCCGACCTACCAGAAAGAAAGCGCCTGACGACAAACGTTGACGAACGCGTGACCCACCTGACGACGTAGTCGGAATATCACGCGGCCATGCCCTGAAGGTACGTCCATCAGGGCAATGATCGAATATCACTCATGGGAGCGCACGGCACGAGTCACGTAAGCAGCCCGCTGGTGACATGCGGGCTGCACTCTGCACTCCGGGCAGAGGGTTACTGAAGAGGTTGACCGTTGACCATCAGGCCATGCTCACTGAGCGAGACGTCCGTGACGATCCGGCTTCCTTCTTTGATAAGCATGCCGCTCTTCTCGCCCATGTTGATCAGTTCAGGGGCCATTTCCGGGCTGGGCGCAACCGTACTCAGCAGGTCAATAAGGGCGGCCCTTTCCGCCTCGCCGTGCACTTTGACGTGCAGAAGGCCCATCAACAGTTCAGGATTTTCGCTCACACGCGTCCAGTCTGTGCCCGCAGGCGCCTTCATGCCGATCAGCCCGTTCAAGCGCACTTCGTCCTGTCCAGTTCCCACGGAGAGCCGATCAAGAACCAGAGCGGGCTTGGCTCCTAGCATTTCGCTGACAATGCCGTCGATAGTGCGGTCACTCAGCGTCTTGCCACCGCGGGTCGCCTCATTGAGTTTGACCAGGGCGCTACGGTCAAGGTTCTTCAATGTGAGGTTGAGCTTGATGTCCTCAATGTCCTTTCCGCCAACAGTCAGGGCCTTGATACCGTAGGAGACCATGCTGTCGAACGTAGTGGCGCTTCCTCTGCTTTCGGTACGGACATTCAGCCCCTTCAAGGCGAAGTCAGCACCATCAGCACCACTGACCTTGAGTTCCGCCAGAGTGATGTTTCCCATACCATCACCGAGATTGTCAGCCGCTTGGGCAGCCTTCAGGTCCCACTGAACCCGGCCGAAGTTCATCCTCAGTTCCTCGCCCGTGACCTGCGCGCCGGGCCACTCCCCGGCCGTGAAAACCTGGTTGCCAGCAGCACGTACGGTCCCTCCGGCCGGCTGCCACGCCACCGTGGTGCCTTCATCGGTAAGGGTCCCTCCCGGCACTTTAAAGGTGGTCGTGCTGGTACCACCGAACTGGACAAGCGTGTTCAATTCGATTTTCTTGCCACCAAACGCTTTATCGAGTTGCGCCTGAAGGTCAGGCTCAAACAAAACGTTGGTGATGACAGTGGCCGCACCGAATCGTTTGCCTTGCGGAAAGGGTCCGCTATAAACCCGGCTGTTGAGCGTGATGACCAAAGGATCTTCGCTTTCAGGCAACACCGTGATAGTGGTGGTCTGCGTGCCTCCGAAGGCATTGCCCTGGAAGGGACCGCTGACAACCGTGGCCATGCCGGAATCATTCAGGGCTTTTTGCGTGCGGCTGAGCTGGGCCTGGATATCTTTCTGGGTCTGCTGACCGGCGACCGCGGCAATCCCAGCGCTACCAAGAAGTAGGGCTGCACTGATGGCGGCGATTTTTACAGGCTTTTTCATCGTCATTCCTTCGTCAGCGTACGCGCCGTGGATGGCGCCGTCTAACGATGTTGGGGATGGGGCTTGGTGTAGCAAGCACTCACGGCTGGCTGGCAGCCGGCTCTGGTAGCCTGGCGCGCCTTGTGGTGACTGGCGAGGTCGGATATGTGGTGGTGTCTGGTCACCTCTATGAGGCGCCGCCCAGGTTTCGCGCGCATGCACGAGAGATGAACGTGACTGTGTGGGACATCAGATTT
Protein-coding regions in this window:
- a CDS encoding IS982-like element ISDds4 family transposase translates to MARYRLHHSLGRRRVIRTLWRWGRKHFSDQKSCRHQKVTDAFLVALLLSRYVFKHPYPSIWWNILGEDRPNLPSYTQAFTRGQRLLEHLEALVSPPLPCTEVVVDSMPLPVCRPKRGKRCAFPGARWGFGTQGDFFGFKLHAWVSPAGQVMQYLIRPANLHDTTVAYELNRRWVDFAGPQIIGDKGYCALGFIYPPKKNTRYDTGWRENRHPRLRKRIETVFSQLVESQIRSVQTKTLTSLRFRVVLAILAHNLMQP
- a CDS encoding HAD hydrolase family protein, with amino-acid sequence MRRPCRTRRWAGQGVAVCNAHPDLRRVADEVTGSNDEEGVAQVIERLLLSSRRV
- a CDS encoding BMP family lipoprotein codes for the protein MKKSMMLVCFMALSLADAQSQVTVGLVLDAGGKNDRSFNQAAYEGALRAKRDFGVDIEIFEPAKNGDLNPGINKFSKAGKNLIIGVGFVANAGITAAAKAYPKSNFAVVDDLPEGDNTTGLRFREQEGSFLVGYLAARTSSTGVVGFVGGMNVPVIKKFEAGFKAGVKFSCPDCKVLVQYVGDTPAAWNNPAKAKTIAGSMKAQGADIIFAAAGGSGKGVIDYVNKTQCLKRTDLPKDLAFKHNQYAGVAKSAGYKAACAGDTRPMFFIGVDSNQNHLGDTDTKSKTLNHGLTSMVKRVDNAVYAQIRDMVHGEPWRKGDRNFSLENDGVEYALDSYNRALVPATLQKQLQTVQRLILNGTIKVPKE
- a CDS encoding DUF945 family protein is translated as MTMKKPVKIAAISAALLLGSAGIAAVAGQQTQKDIQAQLSRTQKALNDSGMATVVSGPFQGNAFGGTQTTTITVLPESEDPLVITLNSRVYSGPFPQGKRFGAATVITNVLFEPDLQAQLDKAFGGKKIELNTLVQFGGTSTTTFKVPGGTLTDEGTTVAWQPAGGTVRAAGNQVFTAGEWPGAQVTGEELRMNFGRVQWDLKAAQAADNLGDGMGNITLAELKVSGADGADFALKGLNVRTESRGSATTFDSMVSYGIKALTVGGKDIEDIKLNLTLKNLDRSALVKLNEATRGGKTLSDRTIDGIVSEMLGAKPALVLDRLSVGTGQDEVRLNGLIGMKAPAGTDWTRVSENPELLMGLLHVKVHGEAERAALIDLLSTVAPSPEMAPELINMGEKSGMLIKEGSRIVTDVSLSEHGLMVNGQPLQ